In Oryctolagus cuniculus chromosome X, mOryCun1.1, whole genome shotgun sequence, a single window of DNA contains:
- the LOC103351985 gene encoding cancer/testis antigen 55 yields MLRLLRRVMTFFRGKSQETAERQPIYLQDDSSLENQQILMESDSGDYSMMDESLCYSSDRTDSDSLISGQGGLANAEESELPEELKSFQVVDISGDIRGAGPSELETGILIDYVRVVKKRVVYLKEKIKFSLDIVSEGFVPYKGDWLEVEYSLQPGTSNIKAHSAKPVNCKHVEQVCISNVRGKKGVIAKSFFFTLDSLIRPDGYVPRNHDAVNVDVVESSQGCFKWRAYSITPI; encoded by the exons ATGCTCAGGCTGCTCAGACGGGTGATGACGTTCTTCCGCGGCAAGAGCCAGGAAACTGCCGAGCGGCAACCAATTTACTTGCAAG ATGACAGCAGTTTGGAAAATCAGCAGATTCTCATGGAAAGTGACTCGGGTGATTATAGCATGATGGATGAGTCTCTCTGCTACAGTTCTGATCGGACAGACAGTGACTCGCTGATAAGTGGGCAGGGAGGCTTGGCCAATGCGGAAGAGAGTGAACTTCCTGAGGAGCTGAAATCCTTCCAA GTGGTGGATATCTCTGGTGATATTCGTGGCGCTGGACCATCAGAACTGGAAACTGGAATTTTGATTGATTATGTTAGGGTGGTAAAGAAGCGTGTTGTCtatctgaaagaaaaaattaaattctccCTAGACATTGTTTCTGAAG GTTTTGTGCCTTATAAGGGAGACTGGTTAGAAGTTGAGTATTCCCTGCAACCAGGCACCTCAAACATCAAGGCACACTCAGCGAAGCCTGTGAACTGTAAGCATGTGGAACAG gtctgcattagcaatgTACGTGGAAAAAAAGGGGTGATAGCTAAGAGTTTCTTTTTTACCTTGGATTCTCTGATTCGCCCTGATGGATATGTGCCTAGAAACCATGATGCAGTCAATGTTGATGTAGTGGAAAGTAGTCAGGGGTGTTTTAAATGGAGAGCATATTCTATCACCCCAATCTAA